A single region of the Ptychodera flava strain L36383 chromosome 9, AS_Pfla_20210202, whole genome shotgun sequence genome encodes:
- the LOC139139814 gene encoding uncharacterized protein: MAKLSTKGVSYDKPENFGKTESPKTLFQPYESKQAVCNRWTVLGIVLVTVIMAVILYLNSVEFDEPVQMHGNLVVLPKELASEKGAYCLDGSPPGYYFRKGKDNAKNSWIVFLQGGGWCYNISDCYNRSFYALGSSDKFPKQFLFDGFVSSDKTVSPDFYNWNVAYLAYCDGASFAGNAEDAVTYKGRKIYFRGKRVLDLLLDHLLEHGLSKADRVILSGVSAGGLAVYIHADYIRNKIPPATDFHAFADAGYFPDVRNITNFHHIRLAYQKIYNFQEVQGGLNKECMAAHELDEQWKCFFPQYTYKYIKTPMFALNSAFDYWTMWFILDLRCYYLKCDDTGKHFYAFYPMEFITLAQQLFNSTKDGVYISSCFAHSQAARVTEWTNYLVNGTTPQKAFSDWYFGRKSVQGSKYHDCTTPACNPTCDWSYEYYKNVSARLSSFDFTD, encoded by the exons ATGGCAAAATTAAGTACAAAAGGCGTGTCATATGACAAGCCTGAAAATTTCGGAAAGACTGAGAGCCCCAAAACGCTTTTCCAACCATATGAGTCAAAACAGGCAGTGTGTAATAGATGGACAGTACTTGGCATTGTTTTGGTCACAGTAATAATGGCAGTGATATTATACCTGAATTCAGTGGAGTTTGATGAACCAGTCCAAATGCATGGGAATTTGGTTGTATTGCCAAAGGAACTTGCAAGTGAGAAGGGTGCATATTGTCTAGATGGATCACCGCCTGGATATTATTTCAGGAAAG GTAAAGACAATGCGAAGAATTCTTGGATTGTCTTTTTACAAGGTGGTGGTTGGTGTTACAACATATCTGATTGTTACAACAGAAGTTTCTATGCCCTTGGCTCATCTGATAAATTTCCCAAGCAGTTTCTGTTTGATGGTTTTGTTTCCAGTGACAAGACTGTTAGCCCTGATTTCTACAACTGGAATGTTGCATATCTTGCGTATTGTGATGGTGCTTCTTTTGCTG GTAATGCAGAAGACGCAGTCACCTACAAAGGTAGAAAGATCTACTTCCGTGGCAAGAGAGTCCTGGATCTGCTGTTAGATCACCTGTTGGAACATGGATTATCCAAAGCTGATAGAGTCATACTCAGTGGTGTTTCAG CTGGAGGTTTAGCTGTATACATCCATGCAGACTACATAAGAAACAAGATTCCCCCAGCAACAGATTTCCATGCGTTTGCTGATGCTGGCTACTTTCCAGATGTTAGGAATATCACAAACTTCCACCATATCAGATTAGCATATCAGAAAATCTACAACTTTCAAGAGGTTCAAG GTGGTCTGAACAAGGAATGTATGGCTGCACATGAATTGGATGAGCAGTGGAAATGCTTTTTTCCTCAATACACTTACAAATACATCAAGACACCCATGTTTGCTCTCAATTCTGCCTTTGACTATTGGACAATGTGGTTTATCCTGGATTTAAGGTGCTATTACTTGAAATGCGATGACACAGGGAAACATTTCTACGCTTTCTATCCGATGGAGTTCATAACGTTAGCACAACAGCTGTTTAACTCAACAAAAGATGGTGTGTACATATCTTCATGCTTTGCGCATTCACAAGCTGCACGAGTTACTGAATGGACAAATTATCTCGTCAATGGTACAACACCACAGAAGGCATTCTCTGATTGGTACTTTGGCAGAAAATCTGTCCAAGGATCCAAGTACCATGATTGCACAACACCAGCATGTAATCCAACTTGTGATTGGAGCTATGAGTACTATAAAAATGTGTCTGCAAGACTCAGCTCTTTTGACTTTACAGACTGA